The following are encoded in a window of Brockia lithotrophica genomic DNA:
- a CDS encoding DUF6390 family protein: MLIYDPEVVEGALLFGRFAYPPNRLGYCGPAESRSVYAYVAERRVDEGFFRLARDFQAAYFYLSLIAYSNGYRNPFHPKVVEAYWIGNELLDRVTPRKFYDALTEKFKKRMPDRAFAWLVGKLEHGAHPHHNFHVFDVYTRTGALKSARPDIALEHMDKCRISWGTVEAVFGGQVAVRRQPLVLRGDRLQLGDPEVVLVDLAEGDVSGVPLEVKPGDTVAVHWDWAAHVLTPMQLRRLKAETELTVRLANEALALA; encoded by the coding sequence ATGCTCATATACGATCCGGAAGTGGTGGAAGGGGCGCTCCTCTTTGGGCGCTTTGCCTACCCGCCCAATCGTCTGGGGTACTGCGGGCCGGCGGAGAGCCGAAGCGTCTACGCGTACGTCGCCGAGCGTCGGGTGGACGAAGGCTTTTTCCGCCTCGCCCGGGACTTTCAGGCCGCCTACTTTTACCTGAGCCTCATCGCCTACTCCAACGGATACAGAAACCCGTTCCACCCCAAGGTGGTCGAGGCGTACTGGATCGGCAACGAACTTTTGGATCGCGTGACGCCGCGCAAGTTTTACGACGCCCTCACGGAAAAGTTCAAAAAGCGCATGCCCGATCGGGCCTTTGCCTGGCTCGTCGGCAAGCTCGAGCACGGGGCGCACCCGCACCACAACTTCCACGTCTTCGATGTCTACACGCGCACGGGAGCGCTCAAAAGCGCCCGGCCGGACATCGCCTTGGAGCACATGGACAAGTGTCGGATCAGTTGGGGGACGGTGGAGGCGGTTTTCGGCGGACAAGTGGCGGTGCGGCGCCAACCCCTCGTCCTCCGCGGCGACCGCCTTCAGCTCGGCGATCCCGAGGTGGTCCTCGTGGACCTCGCGGAAGGGGACGTAAGCGGTGTTCCCCTTGAGGTGAAGCCGGGAGATACGGTGGCCGTGCACTGGGATTGGGCGGCGCACGTGCTTACTCCCATGCAACTCCGCCGCCTCAAGGCGGAGACGGAACTCACCGTCCGCCTCGCCAACGAGGCGCTCGCCCTGGCCTGA
- a CDS encoding ABC transporter ATP-binding protein encodes MREMDGKSAGLRVDGLRVGYRGTPLLAGVEFSVRPGEVVAILGPNGVGKSTVLKTILGFLRPLGGKAYWVGKDGDTLPPLRVAGYVPQQAEVAFGYTALDYVLMGRTPHLGLFSAPGARDVELARAALRRVGVEHLAARGVSSLSGGEFRRVLVARALARVPELLVLDEPEAHLDVRQRLEVLALLRELADRERLAVLFTTHAPEAALGFADRAVLFFSDGTTEAVSLPAGLTEGRLERLYGVPFVRLELPPSGKDGVPFVPVPVFPSTFRQGAHRDRGVK; translated from the coding sequence ATGAGGGAGATGGACGGGAAATCCGCAGGCCTCCGCGTCGACGGCCTCCGCGTGGGCTACCGCGGGACTCCCCTTCTCGCGGGCGTAGAGTTCTCCGTTCGACCGGGGGAAGTCGTGGCGATCCTCGGGCCCAACGGGGTGGGGAAGTCCACGGTCCTCAAGACGATCCTCGGCTTTCTCCGCCCGCTCGGGGGAAAGGCCTACTGGGTGGGGAAGGACGGGGATACCCTACCGCCCCTCCGAGTTGCCGGCTACGTTCCCCAGCAGGCAGAAGTCGCCTTCGGGTACACCGCGCTCGACTACGTCCTCATGGGGCGGACGCCGCACCTCGGCCTTTTTTCCGCCCCCGGGGCGCGCGACGTCGAACTCGCCCGCGCCGCCCTGCGGCGTGTGGGGGTGGAGCACCTCGCCGCGCGCGGCGTATCGTCGCTTTCCGGCGGCGAATTCCGCCGCGTCCTCGTGGCCCGGGCGCTCGCCCGCGTTCCCGAACTCCTCGTCCTCGACGAGCCGGAGGCGCACCTCGACGTCCGCCAACGCCTGGAAGTCCTCGCCCTCCTCCGGGAGCTCGCCGACCGCGAGCGGCTCGCCGTGCTCTTCACCACCCACGCCCCCGAAGCGGCCCTGGGATTTGCCGACCGCGCCGTGCTCTTCTTTTCCGACGGGACAACGGAAGCCGTGTCCCTTCCCGCGGGGCTCACCGAAGGGCGTTTGGAGCGCCTCTACGGCGTGCCGTTCGTCCGCCTCGAACTCCCGCCGTCGGGAAAAGACGGCGTTCCTTTCGTTCCCGTGCCGGTTTTTCCTTCGACCTTCCGCCAAGGCGCTCATCGGGATCGTGGGGTAAAATGA
- a CDS encoding ABC transporter substrate-binding protein, with the protein MDARFGFPPRRGRGHWSKFVSGFAAAWIALFALVGCGGKSQPQAETPPSPTAPATRTIVDQLGREVSVPADVRRIVLLPMPMPSVIFAIDGGGGRIVGMHPTAMKAYRESTLKDIDPALAQVPTNFVQEGFTVNLEELLKLRPDVVIQWDDQKPEIEKMERAGLPVLAIHHGTQEDLEGWFRMVGKLLGKEERAEALVRYHEENLQAIRARTRDIPQERRPKVLLVYNETPRVAGKGIYFDVWMDAAGVRNAAEDLKGWQNVSMEQIYRMDPDILLISNFTDRTPEDFLNNRIEGQDWSQLRAVREGRVYKVPLVGYRWEPPNPESPLMMWWLGKLAHPNAFADVDVVAKVQEFYRDFYGYTISREEVVRRLHNVY; encoded by the coding sequence ATGGATGCTCGTTTCGGTTTTCCGCCGCGGCGCGGCCGCGGACACTGGAGCAAGTTCGTTTCGGGCTTTGCCGCGGCGTGGATCGCCCTCTTTGCGCTCGTCGGGTGCGGGGGGAAATCCCAACCGCAGGCGGAAACGCCGCCTTCTCCAACCGCGCCCGCTACGCGCACAATCGTCGACCAGCTCGGGCGTGAGGTGAGCGTTCCTGCGGACGTCCGGCGGATCGTCCTCCTCCCCATGCCCATGCCCTCCGTGATCTTCGCCATCGACGGGGGCGGCGGGCGCATCGTGGGCATGCACCCTACGGCGATGAAGGCCTACCGGGAGAGCACCCTCAAAGACATCGATCCCGCGCTCGCCCAGGTGCCTACGAACTTCGTGCAGGAAGGCTTTACGGTGAATCTCGAGGAACTCTTAAAGCTCCGTCCAGACGTCGTGATCCAGTGGGATGACCAGAAGCCGGAAATCGAAAAGATGGAGCGAGCCGGACTTCCCGTCCTCGCCATCCACCACGGGACGCAGGAGGATCTCGAAGGGTGGTTCCGCATGGTCGGGAAGCTCCTCGGAAAGGAGGAGCGGGCGGAAGCCCTCGTCCGCTACCACGAGGAAAACCTCCAGGCCATACGCGCCCGTACCCGGGACATTCCGCAGGAACGGCGTCCCAAGGTCCTCCTCGTCTACAACGAGACGCCGCGCGTCGCCGGGAAGGGGATCTACTTTGACGTGTGGATGGACGCCGCCGGTGTGCGCAACGCCGCCGAAGACCTCAAAGGCTGGCAAAACGTGAGCATGGAGCAGATCTACCGCATGGACCCCGACATCCTTCTCATCAGCAACTTCACGGACCGCACGCCGGAGGACTTCCTCAACAACCGCATCGAAGGTCAGGACTGGAGCCAACTGCGGGCGGTGCGCGAAGGGCGCGTGTATAAGGTGCCCCTCGTCGGCTACCGCTGGGAGCCGCCCAACCCGGAGTCGCCGCTCATGATGTGGTGGCTCGGCAAGCTCGCCCATCCGAACGCCTTTGCCGACGTGGACGTCGTGGCCAAGGTGCAGGAGTTCTACCGCGACTTTTACGGCTACACGATCTCCCGCGAGGAAGTCGTCCGCCGCCTCCACAACGTGTACTGA
- a CDS encoding RCC1 domain-containing protein — MRKGRVRAFFPLLAAFAILAAYGLLPTAVWGAAVVPSAPISGGYAHALALLPDGTVRAWGYNAYGQLGDGTTENRTSPVAVKDLADVVQVAAGDMHSVALKKDGTVWVWGDNRFGELGTDAKTSSPVPLRLEGLDRVVSVAAGYGYSLAVREDGTAWAWGSNEFGQLGAGLPAGNAFLFKPVQVKDLTDVVQVAAGISHGNGVHSLALKRDGTVWAWGWNRFGQLGDGTKENRTSPVAVKDLTDVVQVAAGDVHSLALKRDGTVWAWGDNAFGQLGDGTREARPTPVQVKNLSRVVAVAAGYGTSYALTEDGAVWAWGYNAYGQLGDGTTENRALPVRVQCRTPAQAVAAGDNFAFAVLRDGSVRAWGANTFGQLGDPKAGNSTAKPVAVAGLQLAAAPTEGKSSEGKPEEKPASGAAEAGAPSATTGVGAAPKAPSKGSIPRTGEWLTAGLLALAGLAAVGAGVAVLVRRRPPSEENGSNQSAA; from the coding sequence GTGAGGAAGGGTAGAGTTCGCGCATTCTTTCCCTTACTTGCGGCATTTGCGATTTTGGCCGCGTACGGGTTGCTTCCGACGGCGGTTTGGGGCGCGGCGGTTGTACCCTCTGCCCCGATTTCCGGCGGCTATGCGCACGCCCTCGCCCTCCTTCCGGACGGAACGGTCCGGGCCTGGGGGTATAACGCGTACGGCCAGCTGGGGGACGGCACGACGGAAAACCGCACGTCTCCCGTGGCGGTCAAGGACCTCGCGGACGTCGTGCAGGTGGCGGCGGGGGACATGCATTCCGTCGCCCTCAAGAAGGACGGCACGGTCTGGGTTTGGGGAGACAACCGCTTCGGAGAACTCGGCACGGACGCGAAGACGTCGAGCCCCGTCCCGCTCCGCCTCGAAGGGCTCGACCGCGTGGTCTCCGTAGCCGCCGGGTACGGCTATTCGCTCGCCGTGCGCGAGGATGGTACGGCCTGGGCGTGGGGGAGCAACGAGTTCGGCCAGCTGGGTGCCGGGCTGCCTGCGGGAAACGCCTTCCTCTTTAAGCCCGTTCAGGTCAAGGACCTCACGGACGTCGTACAGGTGGCGGCGGGGATTTCCCACGGAAACGGCGTGCACTCCCTCGCGCTCAAGCGCGACGGCACGGTGTGGGCGTGGGGGTGGAACCGCTTCGGCCAGCTGGGGGACGGGACGAAGGAAAACCGCACGTCTCCCGTGGCGGTCAAGGACCTCACGGACGTCGTGCAGGTGGCGGCGGGGGACGTGCACTCCCTCGCGCTCAAGCGCGACGGCACGGTGTGGGCGTGGGGCGACAACGCCTTCGGCCAACTTGGAGACGGGACGCGCGAAGCGCGGCCAACCCCGGTGCAGGTCAAGAACCTCTCCCGCGTCGTCGCCGTAGCCGCCGGGTACGGCACCTCCTACGCCCTCACGGAGGATGGCGCCGTATGGGCTTGGGGCTACAACGCGTACGGCCAGTTGGGGGATGGGACGACGGAAAATCGCGCGCTTCCCGTTCGCGTACAGTGCCGCACGCCGGCCCAGGCCGTCGCCGCTGGCGACAACTTCGCCTTCGCCGTGTTGCGGGACGGAAGCGTCCGGGCGTGGGGGGCAAATACCTTCGGCCAGTTGGGTGACCCCAAGGCAGGGAATTCCACCGCAAAGCCCGTCGCGGTGGCAGGCCTTCAGCTCGCCGCCGCGCCTACGGAAGGAAAATCTTCGGAAGGAAAACCTGAGGAGAAGCCCGCCTCCGGCGCCGCCGAAGCGGGTGCTCCTTCCGCTACTACGGGAGTAGGAGCTGCTCCCAAGGCCCCTTCGAAGGGGAGCATCCCGCGCACGGGAGAGTGGCTCACCGCAGGCCTTCTCGCGCTCGCGGGTCTCGCCGCCGTCGGTGCGGGGGTTGCGGTGCTGGTGCGCCGGCGCCCCCCTTCCGAAGAAAACGGATCGAACCAGAGCGCCGCTTGA
- a CDS encoding FecCD family ABC transporter permease, translating into MSAYRVSPERQGGGAGGRWGYAVLLASPLFVFFLSLFVGRYPVSWDNALWLLTAGFVGSPPAPAEQPLLEAVLFTQRLPRGLLALFLGAGMGIAGASFQAIFRNPLVSPDILGATPAAAFGVATGILFWGFSLPSYALGFLTGLVSQVLVLGMSRVRVGDPRLVLLLSGIVTGAFFSALVSFVKYVADPQDKLPAITYWLMGSLAHASPFSLRAAGVSLFLGGGILLALAYRLNVLSLSDEEALSLGVHPQRLRAVVVAAVALLVTTEVAAAGVIGWVGLLVPHLARMLVGPEHRRLLPAAASVGASFLLVVDVLARTLTAAEIPLGILTALVGAPGFYVLLRRTGGRWG; encoded by the coding sequence ATGTCGGCGTATCGGGTATCTCCAGAACGACAGGGCGGTGGGGCGGGGGGCAGGTGGGGGTACGCCGTCCTCCTCGCCTCACCGCTTTTTGTCTTTTTCCTCTCCCTCTTCGTCGGCCGTTATCCCGTAAGTTGGGACAACGCCCTGTGGCTCCTCACCGCAGGTTTCGTCGGCTCTCCGCCCGCGCCCGCGGAGCAGCCCCTCCTCGAGGCCGTGCTCTTCACCCAGCGCCTTCCGCGCGGGCTTCTCGCCCTCTTTCTCGGGGCGGGGATGGGGATTGCCGGGGCGTCCTTTCAGGCGATCTTTCGCAACCCGCTCGTGAGCCCCGACATCCTGGGGGCGACTCCCGCGGCGGCCTTCGGCGTGGCGACGGGCATCCTCTTTTGGGGATTTTCCCTCCCCTCCTACGCCTTGGGGTTTCTCACCGGGCTTGTGAGCCAGGTCCTCGTCCTCGGTATGAGCCGCGTGCGCGTCGGCGATCCCCGCCTCGTCCTCCTCCTTTCGGGGATCGTCACGGGGGCATTTTTTTCCGCCCTCGTGTCCTTCGTGAAGTACGTCGCCGATCCCCAGGACAAGCTCCCCGCGATCACTTACTGGCTCATGGGAAGCCTCGCCCACGCTTCGCCCTTTTCCCTGCGGGCGGCGGGGGTATCCCTCTTCCTCGGTGGGGGGATTCTCCTCGCCCTCGCCTACCGCCTCAACGTCCTCTCTCTGAGCGACGAGGAAGCCCTCTCCCTCGGGGTGCACCCGCAGCGCCTGCGCGCGGTCGTCGTCGCCGCCGTCGCCCTCCTCGTGACGACGGAGGTGGCGGCGGCCGGGGTGATCGGGTGGGTAGGGCTCCTCGTCCCGCACCTCGCCCGGATGCTCGTCGGTCCCGAGCACCGGAGGCTCCTGCCCGCGGCGGCGTCCGTAGGGGCGAGCTTTCTCCTCGTCGTAGACGTCCTCGCCCGCACGCTCACGGCGGCGGAAATCCCGTTGGGGATCCTCACGGCCCTCGTCGGTGCTCCAGGATTCTACGTGCTCCTTAGGCGGACGGGAGGGAGATGGGGATGA